From a region of the Dictyostelium discoideum AX4 chromosome 2 chromosome, whole genome shotgun sequence genome:
- a CDS encoding C3HC4-type zinc finger-containing protein, whose product MFSGNSNNNNRYNGSMGPPQSQFEDNKKKVKTTQETLSSIPQQLQQQQPISASSLSSNNNDLFNSLLTSSSVLFGTLPTQSSLMGFSQLTTPSSASALNNFVNNYNNNNNNNNNNNNNNNNNNNNNNNNNNNNNNNNNNNTYNSYNSSNRNINSSGSYENVVEKPTRGIVVSNDSDTTTCSSGSVSSYSGAGAGGNNNNNNNNNSNNSSNNNNNNNNNNNNNNNNNNNSCFNAISSKSMFESQQPQQQQTQQTRSPTRSSFFGSEIIIDSCVDTAPPLQSVVPSNNYGNYYNQSINNTNNNTNNNNNNNNTNNNNNSYNSNSNNTYTSKTQPTSPIKSQSPTYQSANIRTSHQYHQPIGGGSSSNHTGPPKIQITKSLDSQFSNTNTNTNINNNNNQQQQQQQQQQQQQQQQQQQSNSHHHHNHSSNHHYNHHHSSGSNLVSPSPTTYPHYISSSTVWNQQYISFFSSSSASSSASVNIKSTNNNNNNNNNNMNNTISKESFIGSFILNVPSFENYSEFLNKQNLIEKINILVIRYGCNVSLRFIAHLKQQDIEMEKPSFNSNTYSNGNELVLGEKSLSWLSILLEKNYIQVECRVLKVNNNNNNNNNIDYEINVYNGIEKEIIAKNQHSPFVNAWIQMANELRILNSPIISHSGSGSSSSNYNNNTGYRYNGSYPSSPTSLSIPTSPIFLDNSQSSLLSVSNSSLASYSPSSSLSGIITPLSLYSPATSNQSIPLFHNNNNNNSNSNNNNNNNNNNNNNNNNNNNNNNNVSSSSSITITNTTLDNSLDLVTSARSLRSSATDNLFQPCQVLCKSTDNLFKQQIESIITETKLEMDEPKQFKLTLRTYQRQALYWMHHRELSEPEEIISLVDLDGSKDLSFVKGGLLCDDMGMGKTIEIIATILANKSNYPINSSSDIENNNNNNNNYNNNNNNTNQVQQSNCTLIVCPVSVLQQWHSEIINNTNPSLNVYIYHGPNRNRDRSFLMKHDIILTTYTTLVAEHNDDVIINLNNNNNNNNNNNNNNNNNNNNNNGIHHSAEHNNFIDPNNFNNESKSTPTSPTHQSPLMSSFPMPLSPTQQQIQSKHKRKRLGDINENDETINSNNNNNSNSNITSSGIHSVKWFRVVLDEAHTIKERSTRTSKATYALESIIRWCVTGTPIQNKLDDLFSLLHFLRVEPFHNYSWWNQYILKPSKLKDDIGFSRLRVLLSKILLRRLKDQKINNTPILKLPDRTIMIKRDIFSEEEEQIYQDLWKTAKTKFNNLFQSGSLLKNYAHVLEMLLRLRQVCDHPYLVQKKQDNNNDDAADNNDNNSLDSDNDDKNKIQNNLNHESDWSTFLDFINSKPNHYNQFELGKCLKKILGKGIKDQECTICMETLENPSITTCGHFFCTLCIQKNLIADTKLVPTINNTNNNNNNNNTNNNNANNNNNNNNNNNNNNNNNNNNNNNNNNNLSPTGTSPTQSTTSPTFSIPSLPIPNKTNLLSSSGGAMLISPSRSQSESPRYKTNHLNQSSNCVSNTPTPLQSPHSTPHSTPPMSPRIIKPSSTNLVSLSPKSSYENVPISKILNSSGGAQNLNTIINNLNTDQEKIFLCPICKQSIKQSTIKPISFKSSSNNNINNNNNNNNNNNNNNNNNNNNNNNNNNNNNNNNNNNNNLIKKKNIFNSNNWKSSTKIDSLLDELNKVFKNEPDSKCLIFSQWTSMLDLLEYPLNLNQFQFVRLDGKIPQKQREVAIKRFKEEPNVKIFLISIKAGGLGLNLVAASHVFLMDPWWNPSTEEQAIDRVYRIGQNKNVNVIRFLIKDSIEERILNLQKSKKDLAKEALNTMKKQTRIEELKMLFDD is encoded by the exons ATGTTTAGCggtaatagcaataataacaacCGTTATAATGGTTCAATGGGACCACCACAATCACAAtttgaagataataaaaaaaaagtgaaaactACCCAAGaaacattatcatcaataccacaacaactacaacaacaacaacctatTTCAGCGTCATCATTAtctagtaataataatgatcttTTTAATTCACTTTTAACATCATCTTCAGTTTTATTTGGAACACTTCCAACTCAATCCTCATTAATGGGTTTTTCTCAATTAACAACACCATCGTCAGCCTCtgctttaaataattttgttaataactataataataataataataataataataataataataataataataataataataataataataataataataataataataataataataataataataataataatacatataATTCATacaatagtagtaatagaaatattaatagtagtggtagttaTGAAAATGTTGTAGAGAAACCAACTAGAGGTATTGTAGTAAGTAATGATAGCGATACAACTACTTGTAGTTCTGGAAGTGTAAGTTCATATAGTGGTGCTGGTGCTggtggaaataataataataataataataataatagtaataatagtagcaataataataataataataataataataataataataataataataataataataatagttgttTTAATGCAATATCATCTAAATCAATGTTTGAATCTCAACAAccgcagcaacaacaaaccCAACAAACCAGATCACCAACAAGATCATCATTCTTTGGATCAGAGATTATTATAGATTCATGTGTCGACACAGCGCCTCCACTACAATCAGTGGTACCAAGTAATAATTAcggaaattattataatcaatctataaataataccaataataataccaataataacaacaacaataataatactaataataataataatagttataatagtaatagtaataatacatatACATCAAAGACTCAACCAACTAGTCCAATTAAATCTCAATCACCAACTTATCAAAGTGCAAATATAAGGACAAgtcatcaatatcatcaacCAATTGGTGGTGGAAGTAGTAGCAATCATACAGGTCCCcctaaaattcaaattactAAAAGTTTAGATTcacaattttcaaatacaaatacaaatacaaatataaataataataataatcaacaacaacaacaacaacaacaacaacaacaacaacaacaacaacaacaacaacaatctaaTTCTCATCACCATCATAACCATTCATCCAATCATCATTATAATCATCACcatagtagtggtagtaatttagtttcaccatcaccaactaCATATCCGCATTATATATCATCATCTACAGTTTGGAATCAACAATATATTTCAttcttttcatcatcatcagcatCATCTTCGGCATctgtaaatattaaatcgacaaataacaacaacaataataataataataacatgaATAATACAATATCTAAAGAATCATTCATTggttcatttattttaaatgtaccttcatttgaaaattattcagaatttttaaataaacaaaatttaattgaaaaaattaatatactTGTAATTAGATATGGATGTAATGTTTCTTTAAGATTTATTGCTCatttaaaacaacaagatATTGAAATGGAGAAACCTTCATTTAACAGCAATACTtatagtaatggtaatgaattGGTTTTAGGtgaaaaatcattatcttggttatcaatattattagaaAAGAATTATATTCAAGTTGAATGTAGAGttttaaaagttaataataataataacaataataataatatagattaTGAAATAAATGTATATAAtggaattgaaaaagaaataatagcAAAGAATCAACATAGTCCATTTGTAAATGCATGGATTCAAATGGCTAATGAATtaagaattttaaattcaccaaTTATATCTcatagtggtagtggtagtagtagtagtaattataataataatactggtTATCGTTATAATGGTAGTTATCCATCATCACCTACCTCTTTATCAATACCAACATCACCAATATTCTTAGATAATTCTcaatcttcattattatccgTATCAAATTCATCACTTGCTTCATATTCACCTTCTTCCTCATTATCTGGTATTATAACTCCACTTTCATTATATTCACCAGCAACTTCAAATCAATCAATACCTTTatttcataataataataataataatagtaatagtaataataataataataataataataataataataataataataataataataataataataataataatgtatcatcatcatcatcaataacaattacaaatacaACATTAGATAATAGTTTAGATTTAGTTACATCAGCAAGATCATTAAGATCAAGTGCTACAGATAATTTATTCCAACCATGTCAAGTATTATGTAAATCTAcagataatttatttaaacaacaaattgaaaGTATAATAACAGAGACTAAATTAGAAATGGATGAaccaaaacaatttaaaCTAACATTAAGAACTTATCAAAGACAAGCATTATATTGGATGCATCATAGAGAATTATCTGAACCAGAGGAAATCATTTCATTGGTTGATTTAGATGGTAGTAAAGATTTATCATTTGTAAAGGGTGGTTTATTATGTGATGATATGGGTATGGGTAAAACTATTGAAATCATTGCAACAATACTTgcaaataaaagtaattatCCAATAAATAGCAGCAGTGATAttgaaaacaataataataataataataattataataataataataataataccaatcaAGTTCAACAATCAAATTGTACATTAATTGTTTGCCCAGTATCTGTATTACAACAATGGCATagtgaaattattaataatacaaatccAAGTTTAAATGTTTATATTTATCATGGTCCAAATAGAAATAGAGATAGGTCATTTTTAATGAAAcatgatattattttaacaACATATACTACTTTGGTTGCTGAACATAATGACGATGttatcattaatttaaataataataacaataataataataataataacaataataataacaataataataataataataatggtattcATCACTCTGCTGaacataataattttattgatccaaataatttcaataatgaatcaaaatcaacaccTACATCACCAACACATCAATCACCTTTAATGTCATCATTTCCAATGCCATTATCACcaactcaacaacaaattcaatcaaaacaTAAAAGGAAAAGGTTAGGagatattaatgaaaatgatgaaacaattaatagtaataataataataatagcaatagtaATATAACAAGTAGTGGTATTCATAGTGTAAAATGGTTTAGAGTTGTTTTAGATGAAGCACATACAATTAAAGAAAGATCGACAAGAACATCGAAAGCAACCTATGCATTGGAATCTATAATTAGATGGTGTGTTACAGGTACACCAATTCAAAACAAATTGGACGATTTATTCTCcttattacattttttacGTGTCGAACCATTCCATAATTATAGTTGGTGGaatcaatatattttaaaaccttcaaaattaaaagatgataTTGGTTTCTCAAGATTAAga gttttattatcaaaaatattattaagaagattaaaagatcaaaaaataaataatacaccaattttgaaattaccTGATAGAACAATTATGATTAAAAGGGATATTTTCagtgaagaagaagaacaaaTTTATCAAGATTTATGGAAAACTGCtaaaactaaatttaataatttatttcaaagtggttcacttttaaaaaattatgcACATGTATTGGAAATGTTATTAAGATTAAGACAAGTTTGTGATCATCCTTATTTAGTTCAAAAGAAACAagataataacaatgatgATGCTgctgataataatgataataatagtttagaTAGTGAcaatgatgataaaaataaaattcaaaataatttaaatcatgAATCTGATTGGTCaacatttttagattttataaattcaaaaccaaatcattataatcaatttgaattgggtaaatgtttaaaaaaaatacttggAAAGGGTATAAAAGATCAAGAATGTACCATATGTATGGAAACTTTAGAAAATCCTTCAATCACAACTTGTGGTCATTTCTTTTGTACTCTTTGTattcaaaagaatttaattgcTGATACAAAATTAGTACcaactattaataatacaaataataataataataataataatacaaataataataatgcaaataataataataataataataataataataataataataataataataataataataataataataataataataataatttatcaccaACTGGAACATCACCAACacaatcaacaacatcaccaacattttcaataccatcattaccaattccaaataaaaccaatttattatcatcaagtGGTGGAGCAATGTTAATTAGTCCATCAAGATCACAAAGTGAATCACCAAGATATAAAACCaaccatttaaatcaatcGAGTAATTGTGTTTCAAATACACCAACACCACTACAATCACCACATTCAACTCCACATTCAACTCCACCAATGTCACCaagaattattaaaccatcatcaacaaatctagtatcattatcaccaaaGAGTAGTTATGAAAATGTACCAAtttcaaagattttaaatagtagtggtggtgctcaaaatttaaatacaattattaataatttaaatactgATCAagagaaaatatttttatgtCCAATTTGtaaacaatcaattaaacaaagtacaattaaaccaatttcatttaaatcttcatcaaataataatattaataataataataacaataataataataataataataataataacaataataataataataataacaataataataataataacaataataataataacaataataataatttgataaaaaaaaagaatatttttaattcaaataattggaAAAGTAGTACA
- the gacHH gene encoding Kelch repeat-containing protein, with protein sequence MSWSSIKLSRLPDATISVWGHTATISGEKDIVIFGGFDFCIEKPTNTTYILHTSQTNGLTKPSVSGSLPPPIYGHSSTQVGRKMFVFGGSLQDNVQVNDMYQFNTSNYSWSKPRPMGEPPIPRYGHSASLIYDNYILIFGGNNTKSSKPLNDIHIFNTERNSWTKPSSNSSTGEIIFNPHDISPRSSTTTPTHQSVNGSNSNSSSSSRVRSATISSHNNSPIVMPLNNNNNNNNNSNNSNNSNNNGGGSPMTTPPTLQQLHLSQLMANGIGMGGSISNGNSDSPPLTPSMMALESSMLNGFKSPLSLSQRLLRSGFRSSPPSARYFHSCSVINGKAFIFGGYNGTTLLNDLYILNIESMEWICPHTKGDLPTPRAGHTSIAIGSRLFIFGGTIEGDPSSSNAHCDNDLYMFEPELNYWTLLKTSGTLPSPRTGHVCLPISSKILIIGGSDAILNNKLKLSNTYHSLETLKLDFSHYSRGGSGGGSNNNIIIHPITSSNSTSSNSIITNYLPHLKPRSSSNSGGGGGSITNTPTTSSLHIKDNSASPSPLTPRSIARNSPKSSIFHDNINNNSNNNLLNTLQEASKFELSPGTPKSIRGIDSLSSVSLTQSIDRNGGSGGGSGGGNGVVSNDRGEFLRHYTTQSILINKNNNNNNNNNSGGSNLSISSNSGSNNSINSNDGLVLQCSTPLCIKKYNSLKDSYLELKQKYQEEREKRLELEKELERYRLSSPITSASSLVDTLSSPNNLNINSNNSTTTTTTTTTTTTTPIPLSTSNNNNNNNNNSTLTVQDQVTTSKQILEIYEDIYNLWGYYEKRVKWKENTEKEANQQLEVIKSKIDLFTSMVGLENHFSFNDDTKSCCSENINGDHNQQQQQQQQQNPQFQIDDNISETNSQISEPALIHETLTPRKSRENSVHHSRSVSNPIPLLSQIVKQSKSGDSTLTVPQQLHSSHNNLIQLASISTPQKPPQQPQQQQQQQPPQENGKEPSKSTQKIFKLLISKKNRASGHFKLSSSNESSNSEETTPTFSNNPNLINDEDDDSQQHQQQTNIGSNSISNINTSNSTTSLSSSVSSTSLQTQEEFEASERSKQKKRLGKALKQMINKDRQLKETAAAALAVSNSNGNLGGGGGGGSINGTTNVSGNGANNLGGLVLTSDKEKEKLEKEREKSERIEREKQEKEREKLEKEREKSERIEREKLEKAEKERLEKEKIEKEKLEKKHKKIKGLFGAKSSNKESLPFRRDVIEKVINHLRENSLDTEGIFRLSGNMESVRGIVKSFAHGEPNLSFEVHNISNALKHYLRSLDPPLIPYEFFLMLLDARKNEDAETIRNIFWKIPSDNRVVLTLLVDLMVKISENSNVNKMNSKNLSIVFGPTILKPRTPTLDRMALMTETQLQCGIIQTFIEDFHYIFSEFPTSGPKSFLGDDDYDSSSFGSNNTPSSHSPHSSSPTLNPAVTTTTTTTTTTNTTTTTNTTTTPTSATISPNIIQTNNCDSALCTPTTLSSTAAIIQSNNNNRTDSNRNN encoded by the exons aTGAGTTGGTcatcaataaaattatcaagACTTCCAGATGCAACAATATCAGTATGGGGTCATACAGCAACAATAAGCGGAGAAAAAGATATTGTAATCTTTGGAggttttgatttttgtaTAGAAAAgccaacaaatacaacataTATATTACATACAt caCAAACAAATGGATTAACAAAACCAAGTGTTAGTGgatcattaccaccaccGATTTATGGACATTCATCAACACAAGTAGGTAGGAAAATGTTTGTATTTGGAGGTAGTCTTCAAGATAATGTTCAAGTGAATGATATGTATCAATTTAATACGAGTAATTATTCATGGAGTAAACCAAGACCAATGGGTGAGCCACCAATACCTCGTTATGGTCATAGTGCATCATTGATCTatgataattatatattgatATTTGGAGGTAACAATACGAAATCATCAAAGCCATTAAATGATATTCACATATTCAATACAGAGAGGAATTCATGGACAAAACCATCATCAAATAGTTCAACAGgtgaaatcattttcaatccACATGATATTTCACCAagatcatcaacaacaacaccaactcaTCAAAGTGTTaatggtagtaatagtaatagtagtagcagTAGTAGAGTTAGATCTGCTACAATTTCTTCACataataattcaccaattGTAATgccattaaataataataataataataataataatagtaataatagtaataatagtaataataatggtggtggatCACCAATgacaacaccaccaacactTCAACAATTACATCTTTCACAATTGATGGCAAATGGTATTGGTATGGGTGGTAGTATaagtaatggtaatagtgATAGTCCTCCATTGACACCATCAATGATGGCGTTGGAGAGTTCAATGTTGAATGGatttaaatcaccattaTCCTTATCACAACGATTACTTAGAAGTGGATTTagatcatcaccaccatcagcAAGATATTTTCATAGTTGTAGTGTTATCAATGGCAAGGCATTCATATTTGGTGGATACAATGGTACAACTCTATTGAACGATTTAtacattttaaatattgaatcaaTGGAATGGATTTGTCCTCATACAAAAGGTGATTTGCCAACACCAAGAGCTGGTCATACCTCTATTGCAATCGGAAGTAGATTATTTATCTTTGGTGGAACGATAGAAGGTGATCCATCAAGTTCAAACGCTCATTGTGATAATGATCTTTACATGTTTGAACCGGAATTAAACTATTGGACATTGTTAAAGACTTCGGGTACTTTACCATCTCCAAGAACTGGTCATGTTTGTTTACCAATTTCAagtaaaattttaatcattgGTGGTAGTGATGCAatcttaaataataaattgaaattatcaaatactTATCATAGTTTGGaaactttaaaattagaTTTCTCTCATTATAGTCGTGGTGGTAGCGGTGGcggtagtaataataatattattatacatCCAATTacttcatcaaattcaacttcatcaaattcaatcattaCAAATTATTTACCACATTTAAAACCAAGAAGTAGCagtaatagtggtggtggtggtggtagtataACAAATACACCAACTACATCATCATTACATATTAAAGATAATAGTGCATCACCCTCACCATTAACACCAAGATCAATTGCAAGGAATTCTCCAAAATCTTCTATATTtcatgataatattaataataatagtaataataatttattaaatacttTACAAGAAGCatcaaaatttgaattatcaccTGGAacaccaaaatcaattagaGGTATTGATTCTCTTTCATCAGTATCATTaactcaatcaattgatagaaatggtggtagtggcggtggtagtggtggagGTAATGGAGTTGTTTCAAATGATAGGGGTGAATTTTTAAGACATTATACAACTCAAagtatattaataaataaaaataataataataataataataataatagtggtggaAGTAATTTAAGTATTAGTAGTAACAGTGGTAgcaataatagtattaattcaaatgacGGATTAGTTTTACAATGTTCAACACCTCtttgtattaaaaaatataattcattaaaagatTCTTATTTAGAACTTAAACAAAAATATCAagaagaaagagaaaaacGATTGGAATTGGAAAAAGAATTAGAACGTTATAgattatcatcaccaattaCATCTGCATCGTCATTGGTTGATacattatcatcaccaaataatttaaatataaatagtaataattcgacaacaacaacaactacaactacaacaactacaactacaccaataccattatcaacatcaaataataataataataataataataattcaacattaACAGTTCAAGATCAAGTTACAACatcaaaacaaattttagaGATTTATGaagatatttataatttatggGGTTATTATGAAAAGAGAGTTAAATGGAAGGAAAACACTGAAAAGGAAGCAAATCAACAATTGGAAgttattaaatcaaagatTGATTTATTCACAAGTATGGTTGGATTAGAAAATCATTTTAGTTTCAATGATGATACCAAGAGTTGTTGTTCAGAGAATATTAATGGTGAtcataatcaacaacaacaacaacaacaacaacaaaatccacaatttcaaattgatgataatattagTGAAACAAATTCACAAATTTCAGAACCAGCTTTAATTCATGAAACATTAACACCAAGAAAAAGTAGAGAAAATTCAGTTCATCATTCAAGATCAGTTTCAAATCCAATACCATTACTATCACAAATTGTTAAACAAAGTAAATCTGGTGATAGTACATTAACAGTTCCTCAACAATTACATTCATcacataataatttaattcaattagcttcaatttcaacaccacaaaaaccaccacaacaaccacaacaacaacaacaacaacaaccaccacaggAAAATGGTAAAGAACCATCAAAGAGTActcaaaaaatatttaaattattaatttctaaaaagAATAGAGCGTCAGGTCATTTTAAATTGAGTTCAAGTAATGAATCATCAAATTCTGAAGAAACAACACCAACCTTttcaaataatccaaatttaataaatgatgaagatgatgactcacaacaacaccaacaacaaaccAATATTGGTAGTAATAGTATTagtaatataaatacaaGTAATTCAACgacatcattatcatcatcggTATCATCAACTTCACTTCAAACTCAAGAAGAATTTGAAGCAAGTGAAAGAAGtaaacaaaagaaaagattAGGTAAAGCATTGAAACAAATGATTAATAAAGATAGACAATTAAAGGAAACAGCAGCAGCGGCTTTAGCAGTATCgaatagtaatggtaatttaggtggtggtggtggtggtggtagtattaATGGTACCACTAATGTATCAGGTAATGGTGCAAATAATTTAGGTGGTTTAGTATTGACCAgtgataaagaaaaagagaaattagaaaaagagaGAGAGAAATCAGAAAGGATTGAACGTGAGAAACAAGAGAAAGAGCgtgaaaaattagaaaaagagaGAGAGAAATCAGAAAGGATTGAACgtgaaaaattagaaaaggCAGAGAAAGAAAGattggaaaaagaaaaaattgaaaaggaGAAACTAGagaaaaaacataaaaaaattaaaggatTATTTGGTGCTAAAAGTTCAAACAAAGAATCATTACCATTTAGACGTGATGTCATTGAAAAAGTTATCAATCATCTTAGAGAGAATTCATTAGACACCGAAGGTATATTCAGATTATCAGGTAATATGGAATCGGTTAGAGGTATAGTCAAATCTTTTGCACATGGTGAACCAAATCTAAGTTTTGAAGTTCACAACATTAGCAATGCTTTAAAACACTATCTAAGATCATTAGATCCTCCTTTAATACCCTACGAATTCTTTTTAATGTTATTGGACGCTAGAAAGAATGAAGATGCAGAAACCATTAGAAATATATTTTGGAAAATTCCTTCCGATAATAGAGTTGTCTTAACATTATTGGTTGATTTAATGGTGAAAATATCGGAAAattcaaatgtaaataaaatgaacTCAAAGAATCTATCCATTGTATTTGGTCCAACCATATTAAAACCACGAACACCAACTCTTGATCGTATGGCGTTAATGACTGAAACTCAACTTCAATGTGGTATCATTCAAACTTTTATAGAGGATTTCCATTATATCTTTTCAGAGTTTCCAACTTCTGGTCCAAAATCTTTccttggtgatgatgattatgattcTTCATCTTTTGGTTCAAATAATACTCCTTCATCTCATTCTCCTCATAGTTCTTCACCAACTCTTAATCCAGCtgtaacaacaacaacaacaactaccactacaacaaatacaacaaccacaacaaatacaactacaacaccaACTTCAGCTACAATTTCACCAAATATAATTCAAACCAATAATTGTGATTCAGCTTTATGTACACCAACAACATTATCTTCTACAGCAGCAATAATACagtcaaataataataataggaCTGATAGTAATAggaataattaa